One window from the genome of Vagococcus entomophilus encodes:
- the nrdH gene encoding glutaredoxin-like protein NrdH — protein MQTITLYTKNNCPQCKMTKRFLADKNVAFEEKNIDNEPQYIDWLKEQGFRSVPIVTAKETQMTIVGFRPDQLRTLAV, from the coding sequence ATGCAAACTATTACTTTATATACAAAAAACAATTGCCCACAATGCAAAATGACCAAACGCTTTTTAGCAGACAAAAATGTCGCATTCGAAGAAAAAAATATCGATAATGAACCACAATATATTGATTGGTTAAAAGAACAAGGATTTAGAAGTGTTCCGATTGTTACAGCAAAAGAAACACAGATGACAATTGTTGGATTTAGACCCGATCAATTACGTACTTTGGCAGTTTAA
- a CDS encoding adaptor protein MecA — protein MEMEHINENTIRVLIENEDLAERGITFLDLLGNHKQIESFFYSILEEVDVEEQFQETDAITFQVLPNRDGLELFISKNNSTSEGMNLTELSEGMNSDELTEFVKSQMMKEATEDSTEEHEDTIEKKYTEEVFRLASFEEMVQLAKEVYLENVQTNLYEMNNEYFLQVTFFTDELSEEAIQDAKAQLLEFSRKTKTTPEILSEYGQLLMRQTALELTRHYFK, from the coding sequence ATGGAAATGGAGCATATTAATGAGAACACTATCCGTGTTTTGATTGAGAATGAAGATTTAGCGGAGCGTGGCATTACTTTTTTGGATTTGTTAGGTAATCATAAACAAATTGAGAGCTTTTTCTACAGTATCTTAGAAGAGGTGGATGTAGAGGAACAATTTCAAGAAACAGATGCGATTACGTTCCAAGTGCTACCCAACCGAGATGGATTAGAGTTATTTATTAGTAAGAATAACAGCACAAGTGAAGGTATGAATCTCACAGAGCTTTCTGAGGGGATGAATTCAGATGAGCTAACGGAATTTGTGAAAAGTCAAATGATGAAAGAAGCAACCGAAGATTCCACTGAAGAGCATGAAGATACCATCGAAAAAAAATATACGGAAGAAGTTTTTCGTTTAGCTAGTTTTGAAGAAATGGTCCAATTAGCCAAAGAAGTCTATCTTGAAAATGTTCAAACGAATTTGTACGAAATGAACAACGAATACTTCTTACAGGTAACATTCTTTACTGATGAGCTTTCAGAAGAAGCAATTCAAGATGCGAAGGCGCAACTACTGGAGTTTTCAAGAAAAACAAAGACCACACCAGAGATTTTATCTGAGTATGGACAGTTGCTTATGAGACAAACGGCACTTGAACTAACAAGACATTATTTCAAATAG
- a CDS encoding FeoA family protein, with amino-acid sequence MIPLNQTETGKAYFFAGVRDKSISEKHLANLGLVKGAKVQISSGNSRDSYIIQVHQARLAITKELSEQLFFEENYENKQENYLSLDQLKIGSHAEVTKVLGRGAVKRRLMDMGVTRGVSLFIRNVAPLGDPIDIKLRGYELSLRKDEAKCILVRELEG; translated from the coding sequence TTGATTCCACTAAATCAAACGGAAACTGGGAAAGCATATTTTTTTGCAGGGGTAAGAGATAAAAGTATTTCTGAAAAACATTTGGCTAATTTGGGGCTTGTGAAAGGTGCCAAAGTTCAAATATCTTCGGGGAATAGTCGTGATAGTTACATTATTCAGGTACATCAAGCACGTTTAGCCATTACGAAAGAGCTGAGTGAGCAATTATTTTTTGAAGAAAATTATGAAAACAAGCAGGAAAATTATTTATCATTAGATCAATTGAAAATTGGTTCGCATGCAGAGGTTACGAAAGTACTTGGAAGAGGCGCAGTAAAAAGACGTTTGATGGACATGGGGGTAACCAGAGGGGTTTCCTTATTTATTAGAAATGTAGCACCTCTAGGGGATCCAATCGATATTAAGCTTCGGGGTTACGAACTTAGCCTAAGAAAAGATGAAGCCAAGTGTATCTTGGTAAGAGAATTGGAAGGGTAA
- a CDS encoding ATP-dependent Clp protease proteolytic subunit, whose translation MSEQPTKSNDTNALLTQKLIDNRTILIYGEITQELAKEVSSQLLLLESINDEPIKIFINSPGGHVESGDTIHDMIQFVKPDVYVIGTGWVASAGITIYLAAQKEHRYSLPNTRYMIHQPAGGVQGQSTEIQIEAKEIVRMRERVNRIIAEATGQTYEKVSKDTDRNFWLGVNEAKDYGIVDKIIRTTDEVGK comes from the coding sequence ATGAGTGAACAACCAACAAAATCAAACGACACAAATGCTTTGTTGACACAAAAACTAATTGATAACCGTACAATTTTAATCTACGGAGAAATTACGCAAGAACTAGCAAAAGAAGTTTCCAGTCAGTTGTTATTACTTGAATCGATTAATGACGAACCGATTAAGATTTTTATTAACAGTCCTGGTGGTCATGTGGAATCTGGCGACACCATCCATGACATGATTCAATTTGTAAAACCTGATGTATACGTGATTGGTACAGGTTGGGTAGCTAGTGCAGGGATTACGATTTATTTAGCCGCACAAAAAGAACATCGCTACAGCTTACCAAACACGCGCTACATGATTCATCAGCCAGCAGGTGGTGTTCAAGGGCAAAGTACTGAAATTCAGATTGAAGCCAAAGAAATTGTTCGTATGCGTGAGCGTGTAAATCGTATTATTGCTGAAGCTACTGGACAAACGTATGAAAAAGTCTCAAAAGATACCGATCGTAACTTTTGGTTAGGTGTAAATGAAGCCAAAGACTATGGCATCGTGGATAAAATTATTCGAACTACAGACGAAGTAGGCAAATAA
- a CDS encoding PTS system mannose/fructose/sorbose family transporter subunit IID has product MANKIHLTKKDRLAVALRSTFLQGSWNYERMQNGGWTFSMIPAIKKLYKTKEDRSSALKRHLEFFNTHPYLASPVLGVTLALEEERANGAPVDDVAIQGVKVGMMGPLAGVGDPVFWFTVRPMLGALGASLAMGGNVLGPIIFFVAWNLIRWAFMWYTQEFGYKAGSKITDDLSGGVLQDITKGASILGMFVLAALVQRWVSIKFLPIVSEVKLDKGAYIEWDKLPTGGEGLKKAFEQVNSGLALSNTKVTTLQNNLDQLIPGLAALLLTFFCMFLLKKKVSPIVIILGLFVVGVLGHVVGLL; this is encoded by the coding sequence ATGGCAAATAAAATACATTTAACCAAAAAAGATCGGTTAGCGGTGGCGCTACGTTCCACTTTCTTACAAGGTTCATGGAATTATGAACGGATGCAAAATGGTGGTTGGACCTTTTCCATGATTCCCGCAATTAAAAAATTATATAAAACAAAAGAAGATCGTTCATCGGCTTTAAAACGCCACTTAGAGTTCTTTAATACCCATCCTTACCTCGCGTCACCGGTTTTGGGTGTAACATTAGCACTAGAAGAAGAACGCGCTAATGGAGCACCAGTAGATGATGTGGCGATTCAAGGGGTAAAAGTTGGGATGATGGGGCCACTTGCAGGTGTGGGGGATCCAGTGTTTTGGTTTACTGTTAGACCAATGCTTGGTGCTCTTGGTGCATCCCTTGCCATGGGAGGAAATGTCTTAGGTCCGATTATTTTCTTTGTGGCATGGAATCTTATTCGTTGGGCATTTATGTGGTATACACAAGAATTTGGTTATAAAGCAGGGTCTAAAATTACCGATGATTTATCAGGGGGAGTCTTACAGGACATCACGAAAGGTGCTTCCATTTTAGGGATGTTTGTACTAGCTGCTCTTGTGCAACGGTGGGTGTCAATTAAATTTTTACCAATTGTTTCAGAAGTCAAATTAGATAAGGGTGCTTATATCGAATGGGATAAACTCCCTACCGGAGGAGAAGGTCTTAAAAAAGCTTTTGAACAAGTAAACTCGGGTCTGGCATTATCGAATACAAAAGTAACAACTTTACAAAATAACTTAGATCAGCTTATCCCAGGGCTAGCGGCACTTTTACTTACATTCTTCTGCATGTTCTTACTGAAGAAAAAAGTTAGTCCGATTGTTATCATTTTAGGATTATTTGTAGTTGGGGTTTTAGGTCATGTGGTGGGTCTTTTATAA
- a CDS encoding DUF956 family protein codes for MVQSLNTKVDLVMDATAFTGLTDYGKIMIGNNGFEFYNNRDVHKFIQIPWEEVDYVVASVMFKGRWIPRYALQTKKQGTFTFSSKQPKKVLKGIRNYVEPSHMVQSLGFFDSIKRAFKSRNRN; via the coding sequence ATGGTACAATCGTTAAATACAAAAGTTGACTTGGTCATGGACGCCACAGCATTTACTGGTTTAACAGACTATGGGAAAATCATGATTGGAAACAATGGCTTTGAGTTTTATAATAATCGTGATGTACATAAATTTATTCAAATTCCATGGGAAGAGGTCGACTATGTGGTTGCTTCTGTGATGTTTAAAGGGAGATGGATTCCACGTTATGCGCTTCAAACTAAAAAGCAAGGGACGTTTACTTTTTCTTCAAAGCAACCAAAAAAAGTACTGAAGGGGATACGCAATTATGTAGAGCCTAGCCATATGGTTCAATCTCTTGGCTTTTTTGATAGCATTAAGCGAGCCTTTAAATCAAGGAACAGAAACTAA
- a CDS encoding FeoB-associated Cys-rich membrane protein: MATWVVAGIIFGTAGYIIYNTYIKKGSKGSCGCSDCKCEIREKRTKVKK, encoded by the coding sequence ATGGCTACTTGGGTGGTTGCAGGGATTATTTTTGGAACGGCAGGCTATATTATCTATAATACCTATATCAAAAAAGGTAGCAAGGGAAGCTGTGGCTGTTCTGATTGTAAGTGTGAGATCAGAGAAAAGAGAACCAAAGTAAAAAAATAA
- the nrdF gene encoding class 1b ribonucleoside-diphosphate reductase subunit beta: MNNTYYEAINWNALEDVIDKSTWEKLTEQFWLDTRIPLSNDLDDWRKLSDLEKKTVGLVFGGLTLLDTIQSENGVEAIRYDARTPHEEAVLNNIQFMESVHAKSYSSIFSTLNTKAEIDEIFAWTNTNEYLQKKAKIVNEIYKTGTALEKKVASVFLETFLFYSGFYTPLYYLGNNKLPNVAEIIKLIIRDESVHGTYIGYKFQLGFNELSQEEQEKMEDWMYTLLYELYENEEKYTELLYDDLGWTEEVKTFLRYNANKALMNLGLNPLFPDTANDVNPIVMNGISTGTSNHDFFSQVGNGYLLGSVEAMKEDDYLIGVPKDTH, from the coding sequence GTGAATAATACGTATTATGAGGCAATCAACTGGAATGCCTTAGAAGATGTCATTGATAAATCAACCTGGGAAAAGCTAACCGAACAGTTTTGGTTAGATACACGTATCCCTTTGTCTAACGACTTAGACGACTGGAGAAAATTGTCTGATTTAGAAAAGAAAACGGTTGGGCTAGTCTTTGGAGGGTTAACTCTTTTAGATACTATCCAATCTGAAAATGGGGTAGAAGCCATTCGTTATGATGCTCGTACGCCGCATGAAGAGGCTGTTTTAAACAACATTCAATTTATGGAATCAGTTCATGCTAAAAGTTATTCTTCCATTTTCAGTACTCTGAATACTAAAGCTGAGATTGATGAAATATTCGCATGGACAAATACCAATGAATATTTACAAAAAAAAGCCAAAATTGTCAATGAAATTTATAAAACCGGTACTGCTTTAGAGAAAAAAGTGGCCAGTGTATTCTTGGAAACATTCTTATTTTATTCTGGTTTTTATACCCCACTTTACTACTTGGGCAATAATAAGTTACCCAATGTGGCTGAGATCATCAAGCTAATTATTCGCGATGAATCCGTACACGGAACCTATATCGGCTATAAATTCCAGCTAGGTTTTAATGAATTATCTCAAGAAGAACAAGAAAAAATGGAAGACTGGATGTATACCCTTTTATATGAACTCTATGAAAATGAAGAGAAATACACCGAACTTTTATATGATGACCTTGGTTGGACTGAGGAAGTCAAAACCTTCTTAAGATATAACGCTAACAAGGCTTTAATGAATTTAGGGTTGAATCCCCTCTTTCCTGATACTGCAAATGATGTCAATCCCATCGTGATGAACGGTATTTCAACGGGGACCAGTAATCATGACTTCTTCTCTCAAGTGGGAAATGGTTATTTACTAGGCAGTGTAGAAGCTATGAAAGAGGACGATTACCTCATCGGTGTACCTAAAGACACGCACTAG
- the nrdI gene encoding class Ib ribonucleoside-diphosphate reductase assembly flavoprotein NrdI → MKLVFFSLTGQTRRFVSKTEFSSMEILPDNPFHEITEPFILVVPTYDEDVTEVVDDFVDYKQNQKFLIGIAGSGNLNFGPLFVYTAKNLAKKYGVPLLYSFEFSGTIEDVKKFKKVVSEIDVKRPDRC, encoded by the coding sequence ATGAAGCTTGTCTTTTTTTCTCTCACCGGACAAACTAGACGCTTTGTCAGTAAAACAGAATTTTCCAGCATGGAAATTCTTCCTGACAATCCTTTTCACGAAATAACTGAACCGTTTATTTTAGTCGTCCCTACTTATGATGAAGATGTCACAGAAGTAGTGGACGATTTTGTTGATTATAAGCAAAATCAAAAATTTTTAATCGGAATTGCTGGATCAGGAAACTTGAACTTTGGTCCTCTTTTTGTCTATACGGCTAAAAATCTAGCAAAAAAATATGGCGTGCCGTTACTCTATTCTTTCGAGTTTAGTGGTACAATAGAAGATGTAAAAAAATTTAAGAAAGTAGTGAGTGAAATTGACGTTAAAAGACCTGACAGATGTTAG
- the feoB gene encoding ferrous iron transport protein B yields the protein MENVTIALTGNPNSGKTSVFNELTGANQYVGNWPGVTVEKKEGRLKKEKAVFIQDLPGIYSLSPYSPEEVVTREYLLNDSPDAILNVVDATNLERNLYLTTQLLELGVPVVIALNMIDLVKKQGDVLNTEKLAYGLGVPVVATSALKHRGIDQVINLTVEKAQKRETPVFPRYDDRLEAALVQIEEIIAGKVPDTQIRWFSIKLFERETSVQQLVSLTEQEDDTIEEIILITEKIFGDDSESIVVNERYDWLEKMIALAQIEHQESHRIVSDRIDKVVTNRWLALPIFAFVMWLVYYLSIQTIGTMGTDYLNDVVFGDYVPNMAQAFLSSLHVAEWLQSLILNGIIAGVGAVLGFVPQLAVLFLCLAFLEDCGYMSRIAFVMDRFFRKFGLSGKSFIPMLVATGCGVPGVMASRTIENEKDRRMTVMVTTFMPCSAKLPIIALISGAFFPKNSWVAPSAYFVGIGAIVISGIMLKKTKLFSGDPAPFIMELPSYHLPNLKGILIQTWDRTKSFVKKAGSIIFVCSILIWFTSSYNFQLQSVSENHSILASFGNLFAFLFAPLGWGNWRATVATITGLVAKENVVNTFGILYGGMKEVSENGNEIWPLLQKSFTPLSGYSFLLFNLLCAPCFAAIGAIHRELVMWKWTLIAVGYQCGLAYVVSFVAYQLGHWLVENGIFGVGQVSACLCIAFIIYALVRKPKRVKSLSIQNLSTTSE from the coding sequence ATGGAAAATGTAACAATTGCCTTAACTGGAAATCCAAATAGCGGAAAAACAAGCGTCTTTAATGAGTTGACAGGAGCCAATCAGTATGTGGGAAATTGGCCGGGGGTTACGGTAGAAAAAAAAGAAGGACGATTAAAAAAAGAAAAAGCTGTTTTTATCCAAGATTTACCAGGAATCTATTCTTTATCACCGTATTCACCAGAAGAAGTAGTGACGCGAGAATACTTGTTAAATGATTCACCAGATGCCATTTTAAATGTGGTGGATGCTACCAATTTGGAGCGAAATTTATATTTGACCACGCAACTTTTAGAATTAGGGGTTCCCGTTGTGATTGCCCTAAACATGATTGATTTGGTAAAAAAACAAGGGGATGTATTAAATACAGAGAAACTAGCGTACGGATTAGGCGTTCCTGTTGTGGCAACGAGTGCACTAAAGCACCGTGGCATAGATCAGGTGATAAACTTGACGGTTGAAAAGGCTCAAAAAAGAGAGACACCTGTGTTTCCTAGATATGATGATCGCTTAGAAGCAGCGCTTGTGCAAATTGAAGAAATAATTGCTGGGAAAGTACCCGATACACAAATTCGGTGGTTTTCTATCAAACTATTTGAGCGAGAAACTAGCGTCCAACAGTTGGTTTCCTTAACCGAGCAAGAGGATGATACAATAGAAGAAATTATTTTGATTACGGAAAAAATTTTTGGAGATGACAGTGAGAGTATTGTTGTCAATGAGCGGTATGATTGGCTTGAAAAGATGATTGCCCTTGCACAAATTGAACATCAAGAATCACACCGGATAGTGAGTGATCGGATTGATAAAGTTGTCACAAATAGGTGGCTAGCACTCCCGATTTTTGCCTTTGTAATGTGGCTTGTTTACTATCTATCAATTCAGACAATTGGGACAATGGGAACCGATTATTTAAATGATGTTGTATTTGGTGATTATGTTCCGAATATGGCCCAAGCTTTTTTAAGTTCACTACACGTTGCAGAGTGGCTCCAATCACTGATTTTAAATGGAATCATTGCAGGGGTGGGAGCAGTCCTAGGTTTTGTGCCACAATTGGCTGTGCTTTTCTTGTGTTTAGCTTTTTTAGAGGATTGTGGCTATATGTCGCGGATTGCGTTTGTGATGGATCGCTTCTTTAGAAAATTTGGACTTTCAGGTAAGTCGTTTATTCCCATGCTTGTCGCGACAGGTTGTGGTGTCCCAGGTGTGATGGCGAGTCGTACAATTGAAAATGAGAAAGATCGACGAATGACGGTCATGGTGACTACTTTTATGCCATGCTCAGCTAAGTTGCCAATTATTGCGCTAATTTCAGGCGCATTTTTCCCAAAAAATAGTTGGGTGGCGCCTTCTGCTTATTTTGTAGGGATTGGTGCAATTGTGATCTCTGGAATTATGTTAAAGAAAACAAAATTATTTTCAGGGGATCCAGCTCCATTTATCATGGAATTACCTTCGTATCATCTACCGAATCTTAAAGGAATCTTGATCCAGACTTGGGATCGGACCAAATCTTTTGTAAAAAAAGCTGGCAGCATCATCTTTGTGTGCAGTATCCTAATTTGGTTTACTTCTAGTTATAATTTTCAGTTGCAAAGTGTTTCTGAGAATCATAGTATTTTAGCAAGTTTCGGAAATTTATTTGCCTTTTTGTTTGCACCATTAGGCTGGGGAAACTGGCGAGCAACAGTTGCGACAATTACAGGTTTAGTAGCGAAAGAAAATGTTGTGAATACATTTGGAATTTTATATGGTGGGATGAAAGAAGTTTCTGAAAATGGAAACGAAATCTGGCCATTATTACAAAAATCCTTTACTCCGTTATCAGGCTATTCATTCCTGTTGTTTAATTTATTATGCGCACCCTGCTTTGCTGCAATTGGTGCGATTCATAGAGAGCTAGTAATGTGGAAGTGGACATTGATTGCGGTTGGCTACCAATGCGGGTTAGCCTATGTTGTCAGCTTTGTGGCCTATCAACTAGGTCATTGGCTTGTTGAAAATGGTATTTTTGGAGTAGGTCAGGTAAGCGCATGTTTATGTATTGCTTTTATTATCTATGCACTTGTAAGAAAACCAAAAAGAGTTAAGTCTTTGTCCATACAGAATTTATCGACAACGTCAGAATAG
- the nrdE gene encoding class 1b ribonucleoside-diphosphate reductase subunit alpha: MTLKDLTDVSYFKLNNEINRPIDDQIPLQKDKEALAAFFKENVVPNTKTFPSIEEKINYLIQHDFLEEEFLSKYSMTFIASLYQFLDEQHFEFKSFMAAYKFYNQYALKNNEGTKYLESYEDRVAFNALYFADGNEELALALADEMIHQRYQPATPSFLNAGRKRRGELVSCFLLQVTDDMNSIGRSINSALQLSRIGGGVGISLANLREAGAPIKGFDGAASGVVPVMKLFEDSFSYSNQLGQRQGAGVVYLNVFHPDILAFLSAKKENADEKIRVKTLSLGVVIPDKFYELTRKNEEMYLFSPYSVEREYGIPFSYLDITKEYDRLVQNPNIRKVKINARELENEISKLQQESGYPYIINIDSANRQNPVDGKIIMSNLCSEILQIQEPSLINNRQEYEVLGTDISCNLGSTNIVNLMSSPDFGKSVRTMTRALTFVTDASEIEVVPSIQNGNRLNHTIGLGAMGLHTFFAKNQMEYGSEESLDFTDIYFMLLNYWTLVESHAIAKERKEVFHNFEKSDYASGNYFDRYINQVVLPKTEKVKDIFKDIFLPSASDWQALKDAVKKDGLYHQNRLAVAPNGSISYINDTSASIHPITRLIEERQEKKIGKIYYPAPSLSNDTLKYYTSAYDMDMRKVIDVYATAQKHVDQGMSLTLFLRSEIPEGLYEWKDSTTKQTTRDLNILRHYAFHQGIKSIYYVRTFTDDAEEIGSNACESCVI, encoded by the coding sequence TTGACGTTAAAAGACCTGACAGATGTTAGCTATTTTAAGCTAAATAACGAGATCAATCGTCCCATCGATGACCAAATTCCACTTCAAAAAGATAAAGAAGCCTTAGCAGCTTTTTTCAAAGAGAATGTGGTTCCAAACACTAAAACATTTCCTTCTATTGAAGAAAAAATAAATTATTTAATCCAGCATGATTTCTTAGAAGAAGAATTTTTAAGCAAATATTCTATGACATTCATTGCTTCTTTGTATCAATTTTTAGATGAACAACATTTTGAGTTTAAGTCTTTTATGGCTGCATATAAATTTTATAACCAATATGCCTTAAAAAACAATGAAGGCACGAAGTATTTGGAAAGCTATGAAGACCGTGTGGCGTTCAATGCGCTTTACTTTGCAGATGGAAATGAGGAATTAGCCCTAGCACTAGCAGACGAAATGATTCATCAACGTTATCAACCTGCGACTCCTTCCTTTTTAAATGCTGGTAGAAAACGTCGTGGTGAGTTAGTTTCTTGTTTCTTACTACAAGTAACAGATGACATGAATAGTATCGGCCGCTCAATCAATAGCGCCCTTCAATTATCGCGTATTGGCGGCGGTGTTGGAATTTCTCTTGCTAACCTAAGAGAAGCTGGAGCTCCTATCAAAGGCTTTGATGGTGCAGCAAGTGGTGTCGTTCCAGTCATGAAGCTTTTTGAAGATAGCTTTAGCTACAGTAATCAACTAGGGCAGCGCCAAGGAGCTGGTGTGGTTTATCTGAATGTTTTCCATCCAGATATTTTAGCCTTCTTATCTGCTAAAAAAGAAAATGCAGATGAGAAAATTCGCGTAAAAACACTCTCATTAGGCGTTGTTATTCCAGATAAGTTTTATGAATTAACTCGTAAAAATGAAGAAATGTATCTCTTTAGCCCTTACAGTGTGGAACGAGAATACGGTATTCCGTTTTCATATCTTGATATTACAAAAGAGTACGATCGTCTGGTTCAAAACCCTAACATTCGTAAAGTCAAAATCAATGCACGTGAACTTGAAAATGAGATTAGTAAATTACAACAAGAGTCTGGGTACCCGTATATTATCAATATTGATAGCGCCAATCGACAAAATCCTGTGGACGGAAAAATCATTATGAGCAATCTTTGCTCCGAAATTTTGCAAATACAAGAGCCCTCGTTAATCAACAATCGGCAAGAATATGAAGTCCTAGGTACCGATATTAGTTGCAACCTTGGTTCAACGAATATTGTCAATTTAATGAGCAGCCCTGACTTTGGTAAATCAGTCCGCACAATGACTCGTGCATTAACTTTCGTCACCGATGCTTCTGAAATTGAAGTCGTTCCTTCAATTCAAAACGGCAATCGTCTCAACCATACAATCGGTCTTGGAGCGATGGGCTTACATACATTCTTTGCTAAAAATCAAATGGAATATGGTTCAGAAGAATCCTTGGACTTTACAGATATCTACTTCATGCTATTAAATTACTGGACTTTAGTGGAAAGTCATGCGATTGCAAAAGAAAGAAAAGAAGTCTTTCATAATTTTGAAAAATCGGATTATGCATCTGGAAATTACTTTGATCGTTATATCAATCAAGTGGTATTACCAAAAACTGAAAAAGTAAAAGACATTTTTAAAGATATCTTCTTACCTTCTGCAAGCGATTGGCAAGCTCTAAAAGATGCCGTAAAAAAAGATGGACTTTACCATCAAAATCGTTTAGCTGTGGCGCCAAATGGCTCTATTTCCTATATTAACGATACAAGTGCAAGCATTCATCCAATTACACGTCTCATTGAAGAACGTCAAGAAAAGAAAATTGGAAAAATTTATTATCCTGCGCCAAGTTTGTCAAACGATACACTCAAATATTATACGTCTGCTTATGACATGGATATGCGTAAAGTAATTGATGTTTACGCAACTGCACAAAAGCATGTGGATCAAGGAATGAGTTTAACTTTGTTCTTACGTTCAGAGATTCCTGAGGGCTTGTATGAGTGGAAAGACTCAACCACCAAGCAAACGACACGCGATTTAAATATCTTGCGTCATTATGCGTTCCATCAAGGAATAAAATCAATCTATTATGTACGTACGTTTACAGACGATGCAGAAGAAATTGGTAGTAATGCCTGTGAAAGCTGTGTTATTTAA
- the trpS gene encoding tryptophan--tRNA ligase has protein sequence METIFSGIQPSGTPTIGNYIGAMQQFVALQEDYDCYFCVVDEHAITVPQDRLKLRQQTLSLAALYLAIGLDPKKATIFIQSEVSAHAEAAWIVQCNTTLGELERMTQFKDKSQKTGRTGVSAALLTYPPLMVADIVLYQTNLVPVGEDQKQHLELTRDFVMRFNRKYASESQPILTVPEVKIPKQGARIMSLQDPTKKMSKSDTNPKGYISMLDEPAVIRKKIRSAVTDSSGKIEYDVENKPGISNLLTIFSSFSGQTISELETRYQNSGYGAFKADLGEAIVSVMEPLQEKYHELLSSDELQDILDIGAEKANFVAAKTLRKMKNAVGLGRKPRKIKR, from the coding sequence ATGGAAACTATTTTCTCTGGAATTCAACCAAGCGGTACACCTACCATCGGAAATTACATAGGAGCAATGCAGCAATTTGTTGCACTACAAGAAGATTATGATTGTTATTTTTGCGTAGTAGATGAGCATGCCATCACCGTTCCTCAAGATCGCTTAAAATTGCGTCAACAAACCCTCAGTTTAGCTGCACTATACCTAGCAATCGGTTTAGACCCCAAAAAAGCAACAATCTTTATTCAATCAGAAGTCTCGGCTCATGCAGAGGCTGCTTGGATTGTTCAATGCAACACGACCCTAGGTGAGTTGGAGCGCATGACCCAATTCAAAGACAAGTCGCAAAAAACTGGGCGCACAGGCGTCAGTGCTGCGCTACTGACCTACCCTCCACTTATGGTAGCTGACATCGTCTTATACCAAACAAATCTCGTCCCAGTAGGCGAAGATCAAAAGCAACACTTGGAACTCACACGCGACTTTGTAATGCGTTTTAACCGTAAGTACGCTTCTGAAAGTCAGCCAATTTTGACCGTTCCAGAAGTAAAAATCCCCAAGCAAGGGGCCCGTATTATGAGTTTACAAGATCCTACCAAAAAAATGAGCAAATCAGATACAAATCCTAAAGGGTATATCTCCATGCTAGATGAGCCAGCCGTCATTCGTAAAAAAATTCGTTCAGCCGTGACCGACTCAAGCGGAAAAATCGAATATGATGTAGAAAATAAGCCGGGGATTTCCAACCTTTTAACGATTTTCTCTTCTTTTTCTGGTCAAACAATCTCCGAATTAGAAACGCGTTATCAAAATAGCGGCTATGGAGCATTCAAAGCAGACCTTGGCGAGGCGATTGTATCCGTCATGGAACCACTACAAGAAAAATATCATGAATTACTAAGCTCTGATGAGTTGCAAGACATCTTAGACATTGGTGCTGAAAAAGCTAATTTTGTCGCAGCTAAAACGTTAAGAAAAATGAAAAATGCTGTAGGTCTAGGACGTAAACCTAGAAAAATAAAGCGCTGA
- the spxA gene encoding transcriptional regulator SpxA, with product MLTLYTSPSCTSCRKARAWLQEHDIRFTERNIFSEPLNISELKAILQMTEDGTEEIISTRSKVFQKLDMDLDDLPLQDLLELVQKNPGLLRRPIMIDEKRLQVGFNEDEIRRFLPRDVRALELRQAQLMAGF from the coding sequence ATGTTAACACTTTATACTTCTCCAAGTTGTACATCTTGTCGTAAAGCGCGTGCATGGTTGCAAGAACATGATATTCGTTTCACAGAAAGAAATATCTTTTCAGAGCCACTAAATATTAGTGAGTTGAAAGCAATTTTGCAAATGACAGAGGATGGAACGGAAGAAATCATTTCTACACGTTCAAAGGTATTCCAAAAACTAGACATGGATTTAGATGATTTACCACTACAAGATCTTTTAGAGCTTGTCCAAAAAAATCCAGGATTATTACGTCGTCCAATCATGATTGACGAAAAACGTCTTCAAGTTGGGTTTAATGAAGATGAAATTCGTCGTTTCTTACCTAGAGATGTTCGAGCATTAGAACTACGCCAGGCACAATTAATGGCTGGATTCTAG